The following nucleotide sequence is from Spirochaetota bacterium.
AAAAATCATGGATTGAAGAAGCGTATCCAACATATAAAGACATGCAGATTGCCTATTTTAGTGCGGAGTTTGGTATTCATGAATGCCTGCCCATTTATTCCGGTGGTCTGGGTGTTCTGGCAGGAGATCATATAAAGTCAGCAAGTGAATTAGGATTGCCGTTTTTTGCAGTTGGCCTTTTATACCGTTTGGGATATTTTCATCAGTATTTGAATATTGATGGCTGGCAGCAGGAGCGTTATCCAGAAACTGATTTTCATAACCTACCTTTGCAACTGGTTATGAAGGATGATAAACCATTGATCATTGATGTTGAATTCCCTGGTAGAAATGTGTATGCTCAGGTATGGGAATGCATTATTGGGCGCATACGATTGTACCTGCTTGACACCAATATTTCGGAAAACAGTATTGAGGACCGTACCATCACTGATCAGCTCTATGGCGGTGACGTTGAAATGCGTATCAAACAGGAAATGCTACTTGGGATTGGCGGGTATAGAATGCTCAAAGCTTTAGGGAAGAATATATCAGTGTACCATATGAATGAAGGGCATTCGGCATTCCTGAGTATAGAACGAATTTATGATGCAATGGTTTCCCACAAAATGAATTTTTACGAAGCACTGGAGTTTATTACTGCTGGTACTGTTTTTACTACCCATACACCTGTACCTGCAGGCAATGATAGGTTTTCGCCTGAGCTGATTGATAAGTATTTGTCACATTATTACCAGAAGTTAGGTATCTCGCGTGAAGAGTTTTTAGGTTTGGGAAGGGAAAACCCACAGGATAAACTGGAAACATTCTGTATGACGGTACTTGCAATAAAGACTGCTGCACATTGTAATGGCGTATCAAAATTGCATGGATCAGTTTCACGAAAAATGTGGAGTAATATCTGGCCGGGACTGCCTGTCAACGAAGTTCCCATTCATCATGTAACTAACGGTGTGCAGATATTGTCATGGACATCAGATGAAATGATGCGTTTACTCAATCGTTATCTGGGGCCACGATGGATAGATAATCCCGTTGATAAAACTATCTGGAAAAATATTGATACCATACCTGATTCTGAGTTATGGCGATGCCGTGAGCGATTGCGTGAGCGAGTAGTAGCATTTGCACGAAAAAAATTACGTGAGCAACTAATTGCACGTGGTGCGCCGCGTGCTGAAGTTGAAAAAGCTGATTCGGTTCTTGATTCAGAGGCCCTAACAATAGGATTTGCACGTCGTTTTGCAACATACAAAAGGGCAACACTACTATTAAAAGATATGCAGCGCCTGGAGCGTATACTCCTTGATAAAGAAAGGCCTGTTCAGATTATCTTTGCCGGGAAGGCGCATCCGCGTGATAACATGGGCAAGGAATTGATTAAACGGGTTATCCATTTAGGCCGAGATGATCGATTCAGAAGCAAAATAGTTTTCCTGGAGGATTATGATATTAACATTGCACGGTATTTAGTTCAGGGAGTGGATGTGTGGTTAAATACACCTATACGCCCGCAGGAAGCATCAGGCACCAGTGGGATGAAGGTTGTTCCTAACGGTGCACTCAATATAAGCGTACTTGATGGATGGTGGCCTGAGGCATTCAATGGTAATAATGGATGGGCAATAGGCAAGGGTGAGGAATATCAGGATCCTGAGTATCAGGATGAGGTGGAAAGTTTATCATTGTACAACATCCTGGAACAGGAAGTAATTCCACTATTTTATACAAGAGGTGCTGATGGAATACCTCGTGAGTGGGTTCGAAGAATTAAAGAATCCATGAAGACAATT
It contains:
- the glgP gene encoding alpha-glucan family phosphorylase, with the protein product KTIAYNMWWVWNFEAIELFRRLNVELWRESNHNPVALLGMLSQSELDEAADSESFMAHLKRVSEELEWHLTKKSWIEEAYPTYKDMQIAYFSAEFGIHECLPIYSGGLGVLAGDHIKSASELGLPFFAVGLLYRLGYFHQYLNIDGWQQERYPETDFHNLPLQLVMKDDKPLIIDVEFPGRNVYAQVWECIIGRIRLYLLDTNISENSIEDRTITDQLYGGDVEMRIKQEMLLGIGGYRMLKALGKNISVYHMNEGHSAFLSIERIYDAMVSHKMNFYEALEFITAGTVFTTHTPVPAGNDRFSPELIDKYLSHYYQKLGISREEFLGLGRENPQDKLETFCMTVLAIKTAAHCNGVSKLHGSVSRKMWSNIWPGLPVNEVPIHHVTNGVQILSWTSDEMMRLLNRYLGPRWIDNPVDKTIWKNIDTIPDSELWRCRERLRERVVAFARKKLREQLIARGAPRAEVEKADSVLDSEALTIGFARRFATYKRATLLLKDMQRLERILLDKERPVQIIFAGKAHPRDNMGKELIKRVIHLGRDDRFRSKIVFLEDYDINIARYLVQGVDVWLNTPIRPQEASGTSGMKVVPNGALNISVLDGWWPEAFNGNNGWAIGKGEEYQDPEYQDEVESLSLYNILEQEVIPLFYTRGADGIPREWVRRIKESMKTILPQFNTNRMVKEYTELYYLTAYDSYVKFSNNNFKASRELAKWKHHIRQKWQQIAVESITHESKKEIIVGSQLKAKAVINLGELKPADVQVELYFGNLNQKGEIEEGAALPMLMVEDLGNGKYTYEGRMLCLKSGQFGFTVRVIPLHADMPRKYESRMITWA